AATAATGGAAAAAAAAGTACATAGAGGTAGTAAGTAAAGTAGTATTAATAAACCAAAAAGATGAATAGTAGCAGCAGAAAATTCAAAGATATGTAAGCTGGTGGCAGTAGATTGTGTTCAGGTAATGGGGGGGGGGTGAGTGGACCGACCTTTCTTTGGGAGCTTGTTCTTGTCAGTGGCCTTGGTATCTGCAGCCTGGCCAGAAGGGTCGAAGCCCCAGAAGGGAGAGATGGTGTCAAACTCAGCCCACAGTTCTTTTGGGGTTAACTTCCGGCCGGGGTTGATCGGAGACCCGCCGGAAATGATTGCACCTCCACacatccttctttttttttggttggttgTTCTTGTTCTCTGGCAGAGGAAGATGGTAGGAAAAAGTTTTCGGAGAAAAGCGAAGAGGAGgaggaaatgaaatgaaaaagaagGAATAAATAGAgcagacagagagagagagagaaggagaaggagaagcGTTACGTATTGAGGGTCTTAGTGTTGTGTTTTGTTACGTGATTTTACGAAAGAGGGGACGGTTACGATTCAATAATCAGTGGGAAAAGGACAAGAGAGGAGAGCTGAACCCAGACtttgtttttatattttatttatatacatatatgggATCGGATCGAACGGTGGAGAGAGGGCCCATCCATTTGATGTTGATGATGTGATGTAACGTAACggggaaattttcttttattttattttttgtgggtCCAGATGAGATGAGATGTGTGATGAAGTTATGCAGATGATGATGAGACGAATCTTCTGTCCTACACCTTGTGTTACTCTctgttctatttttttattatattattattttttatacataaatatcatgttttaatttttttttattttcttaagatccaataactattaattgagtaaacaATAAATACAGTAGtttcaaaaaagcaatatataatagaaaattaaaaaatatagcaaaaaattcattaaaaaatctcatttttttatgcattttgattttttgagtttgttaaattttattttttactcaattaatagttattggattttaaagaaacaaaaaagaactaaaacatgatatttatgtatgagaaataacaatataataaaaaatggaacAGAATGTGGGACAAAAGATCCGTTCCGTGCAGATGAAATCAGTAGTGAGATTTTTGCAAGTTGGATGCGGCTTCTGCAATTGGGCTATTTTAAAAGATATACTACTAGTCTGTATATAAATActgacaaaataaataaatgtaaataTTAATGCGTTATAgcatgtaaaaaaaaaacaacaaattaaTTATTTGTTACAATTAATTTCATCTTTCAAATTTATATTGAGCACATCTATCTGGATTATGTTTTTTTTCAGACAAAAAACACATCTATCTGGGATTATTAATTGCAACTGCTGCTTTGCCTATCGTCAAATTATGAGAGGTCTtttttaacaataaaattaggagatttttttctgaaataataaaattgtgaTATTAAATTAGTTGATTCCCGGTACATAGTACTAATACATCAGAAGATTTTCTTTGGATTTTAGACCATATGAAAAAAGAAAGCATTGCCACTATACTATAAATAATAATCACATCAGAAAATTCTGCCCCCCAAAAAAAGGCATTAAAAGAAACATGACGACAATCGAAGATTATatcccaaaaaaggaaaaaaaaaaagagagtaaaGATACACTATTACTGTCTCAGAAAGAACCAATAATGTCGACATAGTGGCACCAACCTAAAAGCCACGCGGAGTCGAAGGCCCCAAAAAACTTTTTGCTTTTGGGCTGATCCATCTCGTTTTCCACTAATATTTTCTTGACACATTTCTTAATTACTTCACATGCATCCcggtctatttttttttcttcaaaaaacttacaatccaaacgggTTATCATCTAATAAGCATTAATTAAGTCTAATAATTCcgtttctttcttgtttaaaaaaaaaaaaaaaaaaagcattagtAGAACTCAGAAAACAGATCAACAAGGTGCATTTCTCTTGTCCCACCAAGGGCAAGGGCTAGTTGGGGGATACATGACGACATCAACTGGATATAGCAGGGCCGCAAAAGCGCAAACTTCACGAGGTAAACCTCATGAACCAGTGGCAGCGCATCAGAGTAAATGGCTTTTAGGGGCTGAGACTTGTCTCGAACAGAAAGAAACGCTTCTTTTGTTATTGCCTCCCAACATTTTCTATGCCTTCTTTTGAAGAAACAGCCCAAAAGTTCCACATCATCCGTAGGAAACCGTTTCTAAAGAGGAGGCCAAGGTTATGTCATTTACAATCCTACAAGCTTTCACTGCAATAATCTTCCCAAACACAACATGTGATAATACCCAACAACTATCACTCCCCTGATTGCATCTGCGGCCTGGTAAACTTAGCATAAGCAGAAAAAAAGAATACGTTGTTGTGCCACGCTCCATAGGCAAAGCCCTGGGAGTTTGAGGGGAAACTTAAGACCTGATCCCTTGCTCGCAAGTCAAAATAAGACAACACTCTGAGGATCTTATACCATCAATTTACTCGGTCACCGTGGAATTTAGCACTCACCCTTTCGTATAAAACCTACATGAAGGTATCAATGAATGTATAGCATAAATTTTCCATGAAACAATAATATTTTGTTCCTCATTCATCATCTCAGCCTCAGTCTAATCAAACATGTGTGTTATACATGACTATAAAATATGACCTATAATGGGGGTAGACCCAATCAACCAAACAAAAGCAATCTTTTAGCAGACTAACATATATAATCTCTCCAAGAAATCGCATTAAGTGGGAAATTACCAAATGCAAAGCGCAGTTATACACCAAAGGCCACAGAGCTCGTCTAGTCAGCCATTTTGGTCCAACCGATGAATGGTACTTCTTGCAACCCTATTACCAGGATCAATTCTCATAACAGTTCTGAGGTCTTCAGCTCCAAGCTTGTACTTCTCCATACTCTCGTACAAAAGAGCACGTTGCACCAAGATGTTCACATTTTTGTCATCTTGTTCTAGCGCCTGCACAATCCAATGGCCAAAAAGTCTCTTACTTGGAGTGAACCGCAAACACTCCTCAGCATGATATTAAAAGATCAAATAAGAACCAGCATATTTATTCACCAGCCCCAATtaatgttcaaaaaaaaaaaaaagaacatacagAAAGATGCATTAGTGTCCCGTGGATTTTCATTACCTTCCTGCAGTTGCTCCCAGAAAACACCACCTACATTTTTGTCAGCATAAACCAGGGGAAGAAGGAATAGTATCTTAAATTACAGGTATTCTCTAAGTGACTATGCCAACTGCATACTATTTCCATAAACTGCAAATACAGATCTCGCGAAGGGACATCAACTTATACAGGAAGCGCAAAGTGTAGAAAGAAAGGTTCAACAAAACTTTGACCTGGTCTGAATTCATAGCTGAAGCCTATACCTAAGTAGCTTGCTCGTACATCCTCTCCCCccacaccccaaaaaaaaaaaaaaaaaaccgaaaaTCCCCAACAGAAGGTATCATGCATAGATGTAAACAGAATGGATCCATGCGGCTAGTTAGGCAAGGCAATCTCAATAGcaacaataataattaataaatacAAAGGAAAAGGGCCTTAAATAGTTTTCCATTTCAATAGTGTGAGACAGCAGGATGTTATAATAGCAGTACCCTTTTCCAAAGGCTTTTAATGCCCCGTTCAAGCCCTTGACCAACCTCTAAACTGTTCATTAAAAGGTCTTGACTGTAGTTTGATCCACGCTGATCAAGCATGAAACTTTAAATTTCCTTTGGTAGTCATGGAAAGACCGACTAAAACTTCCTAGAAAACTAGCTGACAAGTCTCTTTATAAAACAGTTTTCATACTGTAGCAAACTTAGGATTAAATATGCAATTCTTGATCCAATTAACTAGTCCTCCAATATATCGGGGAGCTAGTCTATGAAAGACGGATGGTCCAACTCTAACTAGCACAAGTAGTTTCTTTAGCAGTTGAAGTGCCATGCCAACATTTAAGTATGTCACAGAAACAAGAGCTGCTAcccctataatcaaataaaataaaaattcttgAAGTTATCTGCCAGATaaaacacaaaattcaccaGTTACTTGACGAAGTTCAGTGCTCAGACTAGCTATATTTTGGGAAGGTGCAATTACAGGGCTAGTTATTTTGGCACAGCAATTCAACCTGGAAGAGCactgaaaatcatgaaaaaatgattttgaagaaaaataatataCCTTTGTGCAATCAGCTACAGCTTTCTTATATTCACCAACTTCTTTGTAACATGCAGCTCTGCATGTCAAGACGTCCACGATGCCAGTATCATCTCCAGCTTTCTCCAAAAGAATGACGGCCCAAGACAACCACTTTATGGCGTCAGCAAACTGGCCCTGCTTGTAATTGTCTAATCCCTTATTTTTCGCAGTTGAAGCACTAACACCAGCAGGTGGGGGTGGAAGTCCTTCAAGTTCGGTTGTCCCACCTGTGTCATGGCCATTGAAGTCCGATTCGAATCCCCAGTCATCGCCCCCAGAAGAATCCTGGCTTTTAAATTCAGCACCGCTGCCTGGAGTTGTCATAAACAATGCATCAAAACTATCAACACCAGTGGACTGACCAGATGGTCGACTATGAGGCTGACTACTAGGGAACCCAAAATCATCAATATTCGAAAAAGAACCTCCTGCACCTGGCCCAGCAGTATTATGGTTCCCCGAAGGAAAACTACTTGGCTGACTCTGGGACGGAGTACTAAAGAACCCAAAATCGTCAACATTTGAATAAGAACCTCCTGCACGTGATCCTGTCGAGTTGCTTTTTCCTGAGGTAAAACTACCTGAAGGATGTGCAACTCCACTTGTTTTTGAAGCACTCTGAAAACTTTGAAATGCATCATCTCCAACTTTACTACTAGCACTTCCTTTACTCTCTGACTTCATATTACCACTCGGTTTAGACGAAAAATCAACTAAGGAACCAAACGGGTCCTTATTTGAACCCATCCCACCCAATCCTCCACCTCCAGCCATACTCTTCACAGAAGGACCACCAAGATTTGTTCCTTTACTAGCATTCCCATTCAAGTTAACATTCCCTCTATCACTGTTGTTACTGCTAAATCCACTCGTATAAGTCCCGAAAGTTTCACTAGACCCCCAATTTCCGCTACTTTTTGTTGAATTACCCGTTTTGGGCAATGAATCCGCCATACCCCCCATTGAAAATGAGCTCTTATTCGACGCCGGAGCTGCATTTTTCAAAGGCACATTACTATTGCCCTTGTTCTGACCCAATGCCGAGCCAAGCAAATCACCAAACAAGTTGGGATCTTTGTTAACAACTCCACTCCCAGAATTCAAACTGCTAGCTGGGGCAGATGAACCCCAACTCTTCCCAAAAATATCCCCCACCATCGAAGTGGGACCCGATAGAGATCCTGTCCCAGCTGATTGAGCCGGAGCAGCTGGTTGGTGGGTCCATGAGGGTTTGTTAATAGGCTGGTGAGTCCAGGACGGCGTCGTACTGGGCTTTGCCTGAGCCGATGAATATGAACCATATGAAGAAGTCTGGTTCTTTTGATCGTTAAGAGATCGAGAACCCGACTTTCCAAGACCCAAATCGAAGTCGAAACTATTTAAGGATCCCGATTTGCTATTGGATTTTCCGTAGTTTGAATTCATTTTCCTCCTCTAGATGTGAATTATGTTTAGGAAGTTTGGGCTAATCAAATTAAAGCCAGATAAAAAATCGAAAACTAAACGTAGATGATCCGAAAATATAGATCAAACAACGAACTactaaaagaaagaaagaaagaagggatcTCGGATGGGTTCAGTATATACCTGATGGAGTTAAAATTGGAATTTGCAGAGAGGTTAAAGAAAAGCTTGGACCGCGTAAGGCTGAAAGGAGCTCAGAGCCACCGCTGGAGAGAAACCAAGTCGGGGGGAATAAGAAATGCGACGGGACCGCGAGTTGGAGCAGGAGCTGGCTAATTATTTGTCATGTTTGATCCGGTTTACCAATTTAGCGACTGaggcaaattttttaaaatttgcaaATCCCCCCAATGAGTTACTCCTGTATGTTATAGGAGTACATCTACGCAACTTGAACATAAATGACAATTTCCGTTAATGTTTAGTAAATATCTGCATGGAATTATTTTTGAGATCTTGAACAATTTAAATAATGATTCCCATTACACACGAAAGTCATAAAGTGATGTGTTTAAAGATTAAATCCATCAATTTATTTGTAGGTTGACCATGCTCAAGTTCCATTTATGTCAGATGAATCTTAAGAGTGTGTTTGAATAACAAAtcatttgggataattttttttaaactattgtAGCGCTTTTTCTTGtaatgtatgtaagataaaatggtaattgaaaaatgtgttgatgatagaaacaaataaaatttgatgaataatcactatccaaacaaataaaattgtAGGGTTTTACCATGAAATGTTTTTCAATATTAGGCTTCTTTATTGTTTCGTTAGGTGATTGactaattactttttttttctcttttttttttttgaagcaaaaTAGGAGCACCTGAAATACCCATCATTTACAAGAAAGATGTAGGTACGCTTCTCAAATTTAGATGGAATTTTAGAGCAGTCTGTTTAAGCTTTTAGGAAGATTGATATATTGACTAACTGCAGCGAAATGAGGGTTCACTATCATTTTTCACATGAAATTGGCAATTAATCTCACCTCCAACTAAATGAAATAcacttcttttgttgcttttacGTTGATATTATCCTCTATTACCAAAATTATACACTTCTTTTTTTGGtacaaacgaaaatatacactTATTTTGAGGTTTTTAAAAGCATTGGCATTGAATAGCCAAGATATTTCTGAATAGTCACAAAAAGAATAGTCACAAAAATTATCCACTTCTTTTTCTGGTACAAACGAAAATATGCACTTATTTTGAAGTTTTTAAAGCATTGAAATTGAACAATGTAGCCAAGATATTACTGAATAGTCACAAAAAGAAGACAACCGTATTTCTATCAGCTAGCACATGTGCTGAAAGATAATTTTTCCCTATCAACTTTTGCAACGAAAACATCAAAGGGGAAAGCAAGCAAGGTAAGAATATCTTGCAATTCGCACCGGCTTCACTTCGAGACACTCTTCTTCAAATCCTTAAGGTGCAAGATGAGCAGCAAGGCTTTTCAATCCCCAAATACACATTTGTAGTCAGTACAAGGCAAGAAGAGGCATTTTTTCCGTTTTGACTACATAACTTAGATGTTTGTTGTTCATCACCATCTAACTTCTCGAGAAACACAGCAACCGTCACCATTTCCAGTTCTATCTCTTATTAATCGGACAAGAATTCAAGGTTCAAAAGGAACTTATAGTTGCAGTTAAAGAAAATGCCTCCTGAAGTTTCAGTTACTTCAAGGGCCATTCTACTAAATCAAGTAAAATACCAATTACAAAAGATCCCAATGGATATTCACACGAGTTCTGACATGCCAGGTAACATGCAGTCTTTCCTAACCAGCTAACTTGACAATACATGACGGGCCAAATTACTATCCATCCCTCAAGCTTAACTAAATTCAGAGGAGTCTCATATTTCAACAACTATGATTTTCAGGCATTTTTCCCCTGAAACCCTCCCTGGTTTGGTTGATAACCACCCTCACCACCCTGAGGTACATTCTGGCCATTCATTGGTGTTGGCTGCTGCGGCGCTGCTTGCTGATTTGGAGACCAGGTCTCTCTTCGAATAGGCTCTCTCCTTTCAACCTGCATTGTCTCGCGTCGTCTATCATACCGTGGACGAGGCCTGTTCCTGGTTTGTTGCCTCTCATTGAATCTATATTGTGGCCGAGGAATAACCTTTCCATCAACAAAAAGATCCCCTATAACAAATCCAAAAACAGCACCAAGAAATGTTTGATTACCATGAAAAAGTAATAGAGGAAATGTAAGGACATAAAACATTTAAATTTCCACTCTGCTAACCTCCATAGTCCTTGTTGGGAACATCAAGATAGGAATCAGGCAAAACCCACAGAACATCTGGTAAACCTATTTCAAGACACGCAACGTGGAATTAGTCCAAAAAAACCTCAAAAGTAATCTAGAACAAGCTATTTTTTGTCCAATCTCAAATTAATTACTTTagcaaaaataaatcaaaagttTGATTAAGCCAGGAACATTAGCAAATAACATGTTCAGATAGTCAGGAGATATAAACAAAAAATAACTGTTCCGGCCAACAGTTTCCAAAGAATGTAGAACATTGAACACAATTCCCATAAGTGTACATTCAATTGAATATCTCAAACAATGACTCTACAATTACGACTGTAAACAAATGATAAGCATATACTAGACCTTTTAAAACCCATCAAGATCCTGATACTGCAGGAATAGGTTGGAAAAATAGAATACATATCACAATGTGACATCCcttgcttcttcaattttcttctGTACAGAAGTTGCCATATgattgttttgaattttattgCTACAGAAGATGATGTTTTTCCTTCACCTAATTCAGACTATTAGAACAAAGCAAACTCTGATCCTCCAAAAGGGGAAAGATCAAGAACAAAGTAAACTTCACCCAAACCCGaaaaaataaacacaaaaaGACATAGCAAGTCATAAAATAACTATGACACTTTATTGATATCAAAATCTCTCCAATTACCATGGGGCATTGATTACCTTTAACTTTGTATGAGAGCTCCTCAGATATCAAAGCACCAAATCCAGTGTATGTTGTTGTGCAAACAGAGTAAATTTTCTTCTTTGCCTCCTCTTCACTGCATAATAAACAAACAAGACCCGACACAATCTCAGATTAACAACTGTATGTTGAACCTTTAGATAAACTATGGCTATTAAGCAACTAGGGGAAACATTTCCAAAACCAATGGCCCAAACCTAGTGCCAAGCAGCACACAGTTACGTACATGAAGTTCTCACAAACAACTTATTGACACTGATGATTAGTTCCATTTACTATATTTTCAGGCAGATAACATTACAGTATGCTGAAATGCCAATTCATCAAAATGCCATCTAACCATCCTATACCGAAAAACATGCATTCAATCTGAAAATTGTACATGCACTAGTAGATGTCGATGACAGAGTGGAAAAGTATAGCAACATTCATACTGGAAACAGGTAAAACTAAATGCCAGAAACGTATGATAAGAAACTGCATTGAGTACATGAATTCCTCTTTTTTGCCACACTTTCCAGTACAAAAAACATGCAGAGGAAACTTAAGTAAACAGGTTAAAGAATCATACTTTATACAAagattttccaacaatatcaatgCCATGCAATCATAAATATTTCCTAGTTTGGGTTTTGCATCTCAAGGATAATCCCTTGAGCAAAGCACACATAAtgtttgtttaaaaaaattacaagcTGAATTAAAAgatccccttttttctttttttttggttctgccTTTCTCTTGTCAGCGATTTATCATCAAGCAATTAGTTAAAAACACATAAACTAACAACAAGTACATCAATTAAGTTCAAGGGCATTATGCCTTAAAAAATCTTGGAATTTCGTCATAAgctaaactatttttttttttcatttttctttccaaaaaattaattactaCGCCACGGTTCAAATCTAGTAAAACATAAATAATTGGATAAAAACGATAATCATGTCAAGAATCTAAGCAACATGTGGTTACACACCGAGAAAAAGTAATTGTACCTTCCAACAACAGAGGCTAGGGTTTTAACATAAGTGTTAACCATTTCTTCATCCGAGGGTTTGGGGTCATTTGGGAACTCCATAACGATAAGCCAGTGTTCATAGTCGCAACCGTCGAGGAGTATCGTCTCCTTCGGCGGTCGGTTGCTCCAGTTGGGTGACGGGTCATTTAGGGGAGAGTAGCCCGACCCAGATGTTCTGTTCCGGGTTAGGATGTTATACGGGATCGGGGCCGCCTCTGGGGTTTCGTTATGGAGATTGAGGAGAGGGACAGTGAGGCGGGCACGAGAAGGAGATGATACGGTGCGGCTGAAAAGGGTGGCTAATGTGCGCCGGGCGGCGAATAGCGCCATGGGTGCTGCTGCTTCTGGCTACAGAGCATTGACGAGATGGTTGGGCTGTTTTATTCATCTACTCATGGgagaaattgcactttggcccttCATGTTTGGATTTGTTCTTTTTCTGCTATTTTCTTTACTCATTCTTGATACTACTTCAAGAATTGAATTTAAACAAGTCGAACGCTTTCGTGTATAATCAATAATTAATTTCTTACTTAGCTTGACAATCAATGATtagttcttttattttgttttgatgaGGGAGGTAAATGAGTTGTATATACTGAACACTAACCAATCGTTTATAAGCACAGTTTCACTGAGTAAGTTTGACTTAAAAATATTGGGGAGTTTGGATAAAGAATacaaggccttgtttggattgctgtttttcatcgaaaaattacgtcgtttttcGTAATCACATTTCCCTGTTACCTTTTTccttcacatacatcaaatcgctacagtaattttttcatgaaaaatcatgaaaaatgcaatccaaacacaaatcCATTAATGTGCAGTAGATAGCAAATTCAGGTCAATCTCAAAATTAATCCAAGTTTATTTGGACCAATCCATTAAACCATGTTGGTTTTAATTTGCCTATTCTTTGTCCACATAATTTGCATGGAAATGAGGGACataattttttccttcttttttggtCTCTCTATATATGTAATTTGTCAACAATGAGAGGCAACAGATCGAAAAGGGTATTTTGAGCGAATGTACAAATTTAAATGAGGGGCAGCATGCTGTTTCCGGGCAGCGATTGCATCTAAAAttagggtctgtttggattggactttatatttggaataattattatAGCACGTTTTGTGACGTAAatataatatatgtgagataaaaaagatgattgggaaaataaaagtGTATGGtgaaaaatgtgtttgtgaTACCAAACAAATAATGTTTGTGCAAATGATGCCTATTTCCCTGTCCTAACAAGAATGCTTTCTCTATTTCCGTCCTTGCAAGATCTTCAGTTTTGTGCATGCAGTAGCACTTGCAACATTCTCCCCGTTCGATCTCCATATCCTATTCGCCTCTGCATATATATATTGACAGCCCCTCccatccccaaaaaaaaacaagattcaGCTTCTAGAAAGCAGAAATACTTCTTTCCCTACACATCTGTTTGTTCTTTTTTTACTGGAAATGTATCTATAATAAACAAGGAGTAGGGGTTTGTACACCGCTAGAGATAACTTGCGCATTAGCACAAATGGAGGAAAGCCTAGCGCTCCCCATGTTCCTGAGATTGATGTTGGTAAAATACATATTTTGGCAAGGAACCGATGGGCTGCACTTTAGACTGATAGCAGATTCTGTGCTTGTGGTTCCCCTTATGTTTTCATAGACAACATCGGTGATTCTTACTTGAGATGGCTGCATAAGATTAAACAATCAAAATCAGAATTgggatttctttcttcttcgcAAGGGAGATTAATCACTTCATATTGGCTTTCATTGATTGAGGTCTGTAGCTTAATTTGTTTACACAgctggagagagagagagagagagagaggttaaCCGATCGACCTGGGTGGAGGATCCGCCATAGTTTTGGTCTATGATGATGGGGTTCAACACATTTTCCATGACAATATCGCTGAAACGCATCCCTGCAGCAACACTTGGACCTGATCCTGCGTATGTTTTAATTCTGATACCATTTGTAGTGCCTTGCAGTGTGCAATTTTTCACAATCAGCCCTCTCACATCCAATTCATTTGGATACTTGCCCAGGCTACCTATGCTGTTTCATgaacaataataattactattaacccgaaaaaggaaaaaaaaaaagttattaacCAAGAATGCAATCACCAAAATGAGCTAGCTAGATTTTGATTCGCACGACGAACCAATCATCATTAAGCAAACAACTTTACTTTCGTGTAAGCCAAAAAAGCACCTGATGCCATGTCCAGGGCCGCAGGTGACTTTGTTAATGGTGACATTAGTGGCTCCCGGTCCAATAGAGACACAATCGTCGCCTGTTCTGATTACACTTCTGGCTATCTTCACAGTGTTAGATTTGCTTACGTGCATGCCGTCGGTGTTGGGACTATCTGGAGGCGCAGTAATGGTGAGGCTATGTGCTCTAAATAGGTAGCTGTTTGTAACGTGCATGTGAAATCCCATGGCGTTTACCAAGCTGATACCCTTGATTTTTGCATTCTTCACACCATTAAAGTGGAAAGACTGCACAAATTCATCAAAAAAAGAGCTGGATTATGTGACAATTTTTGGACGAAGAATTGCAACCTCGCAAGACTCAGTTTATTTAGGTGCTTACGGCTGGTAAATGCACGCAATCACCATTATTTTTGCAGTCATTGTATTGCCATACATTCTGGCCGCGGCCATCAATGGTACCTCCGCCAGTAATTACCAAGCCGCTTATCGTGTCGAAAGAAATCCAGCCTTGACCGGAGTATGCAGAAACATCAGACACGGCTTGTAAGGTTCCGGCAACCTGGAAAACGATGGGACTTTGGCTGCTGCACGGCCCCTCAAATGTGACCTCTCCGAGCGTGAAAATCCCTGGAGGT
This region of Coffea arabica cultivar ET-39 chromosome 3c, Coffea Arabica ET-39 HiFi, whole genome shotgun sequence genomic DNA includes:
- the LOC113733931 gene encoding uncharacterized protein, with product MNSNYGKSNSKSGSLNSFDFDLGLGKSGSRSLNDQKNQTSSYGSYSSAQAKPSTTPSWTHQPINKPSWTHQPAAPAQSAGTGSLSGPTSMVGDIFGKSWGSSAPASSLNSGSGVVNKDPNLFGDLLGSALGQNKGNSNVPLKNAAPASNKSSFSMGGMADSLPKTGNSTKSSGNWGSSETFGTYTSGFSSNNSDRGNVNLNGNASKGTNLGGPSVKSMAGGGGLGGMGSNKDPFGSLVDFSSKPSGNMKSESKGSASSKVGDDAFQSFQSASKTSGVAHPSGSFTSGKSNSTGSRAGGSYSNVDDFGFFSTPSQSQPSSFPSGNHNTAGPGAGGSFSNIDDFGFPSSQPHSRPSGQSTGVDSFDALFMTTPGSGAEFKSQDSSGGDDWGFESDFNGHDTGGTTELEGLPPPPAGVSASTAKNKGLDNYKQGQFADAIKWLSWAVILLEKAGDDTGIVDVLTCRAACYKEVGEYKKAVADCTKALEQDDKNVNILVQRALLYESMEKYKLGAEDLRTVMRIDPGNRVARSTIHRLDQNG
- the LOC113733933 gene encoding multiple organellar RNA editing factor 3, mitochondrial; amino-acid sequence: MALFAARRTLATLFSRTVSSPSRARLTVPLLNLHNETPEAAPIPYNILTRNRTSGSGYSPLNDPSPNWSNRPPKETILLDGCDYEHWLIVMEFPNDPKPSDEEMVNTYVKTLASVVGSEEEAKKKIYSVCTTTYTGFGALISEELSYKVKGLPDVLWVLPDSYLDVPNKDYGGDLFVDGKVIPRPQYRFNERQQTRNRPRPRYDRRRETMQVERREPIRRETWSPNQQAAPQQPTPMNGQNVPQGGEGGYQPNQGGFQGKNA
- the LOC113735319 gene encoding exopolygalacturonase, whose protein sequence is MAMDRRSSSTIATVLVLCSSLASCNAAGGIPRPAPPAIFNVVSFGAKPGNTDSAQAFMRAWNAACKFVGPRASLFVPPGIFTLGEVTFEGPCSSQSPIVFQVAGTLQAVSDVSAYSGQGWISFDTISGLVITGGGTIDGRGQNVWQYNDCKNNGDCVHLPASFHFNGVKNAKIKGISLVNAMGFHMHVTNSYLFRAHSLTITAPPDSPNTDGMHVSKSNTVKIARSVIRTGDDCVSIGPGATNVTINKVTCGPGHGISIGSLGKYPNELDVRGLIVKNCTLQGTTNGIRIKTYAGSGPSVAAGMRFSDIVMENVLNPIIIDQNYGGSSTQPSQVRITDVVYENIRGTTSTESAISLKCSPSVPCQNMYFTNINLRNMGSARLSSICANAQVISSGVQTPTPCLL